The Bubalus bubalis isolate 160015118507 breed Murrah chromosome 1, NDDB_SH_1, whole genome shotgun sequence genome includes a region encoding these proteins:
- the ADAMTS1 gene encoding A disintegrin and metalloproteinase with thrombospondin motifs 1: MQRAVPAGFRKRTAGGDMGHAAPRVRGLQPVPSPLLLLAAAAALLVVPGAHGRPAEEDEELVLPALERDPGLRTAHLRLDAFGRQLSLELHLDRGFLAPGFTLQTVGRRPEPDVQRSDPVGDLAHCFYSGTVNGDPSSAAALSLCDGVRGAFYLQGEEYFIQPAPAAATLSLAPAAAAAAAGEQQQARQQFHLLRRRRRGDGGAKCGVLDDETQLAGGAGPEGEDATVQWAPRDRAPQRPGHRTGTGSLRKKRFVSSPRYVETMLVADQSMAEFHGSDLKHYLLTLFSVAARLYKHPSIRNSVSLVVVKILVIYEEKKGPEVTSNAALTLRNFCSWQKQHNPPSDRDAEHYDTAILFTRQDLCGTQTCDTLGMADVGTVCDPSRSCSVIEDDGLQAAFTTAHELGHVFNMPHDDAKQCAGINGINRDSHMMASMLTNLDHNQPWSPCSASAITTFLDNGHGECLMDEPQHVIQLPSDLPGTLYDASRQCQLTFGEESRHCPDAASTCMILWCTGTSGGLPVCQTKHFPWADGTSCGEGKWCVNGQCLDQTDKEHFDTPVHGSWGPWGPWGDCSRTCGGGVQYTMRECDNPVPKNGGKYCEGKRVRYRSCNIEDCPENNGKTFRMEQCEAHNEFSKASFGSGPAVEWIPKYAGVSPKDRCKLICQAKGTGYFFVLQPKVVDGTPCSPDSTSVCVQGQCVKAGCDHIIDSKNKFDKCGICGGNGSTCKKVSGSVTSAKPGYHDIVTIPTGATNIEVKQRNHRGSRNNGSFLAIKAADGTYILNGDFTLSTLEQDITHKGSVLRYSGSSAALERIRSFSPLKEPLTIQVLTVGNAFRPKIKYTYFVKKKKESFNAIPTFSEWVIEEWGECSKSCGLGVQRRLVECRDINGQPASECAKEVKPASTRPCADLPCPRWQLGDWSPCSKTCGKGYKKRTLQCLSHDGGVLSHESCDPLKKPKHYIDFCTVAECS, from the exons ATGCAGCGCGCGGTTCCCGCGGGGTTCCGAAAGCGCACGGCAGGAGGCGACATGGGGCACGCGGCGCCGAGGGTTCGGGGCTTGCAGCCTGTTCCCTCACCGCTGCTGCTCCTCGCCGCGGCCGCCGCGCTGCTGGTCGTGCCGGGCGCGCACGGGCGCCCAGCCGAGGAGGACGAGGAGCTGGTGCTGCCGGCCCTGGAGCGCGACCCGGGACTCAGGACCGCGCACCTCCGCCTGGACGCCTTCGGTCGGCAGCTGAGCCTGGAGCTGCACCTGGACCGCGGCTTCCTGGCACCCGGCTTTACGCTCCAGACCGTGGGACGCAGACCCGAGCCGGACGTGCAGCGTTCTGATCCGGTGGGCGACCTGGCGCACTGCTTCTACTCTGGCACGGTCAACGGCGACCCCAGCTCCGCCGCGGCGCTCAGCCTCTGCGACGGCGTGCGCGGCGCCTTCTACCTGCAGGGGGAGGAGTACTTCATCCAACCCGCGCCCGCCGCCGCCACCTTGAGCCtggcccccgccgccgccgccgccgcagctgGGGAGCAGCAGCAGGCGCGGCAGCAGTTCCATCTCCTGCGGCGGAGGCGGCGGGGCGACGGCGGCGCCAAGTGCGGGGTCTTGGATGACGAGACCCAGCTGGCGGGGGGCGCGGGGCCAGAGGGCGAGGACGCCACTGTGCAGTGGGCGCCGCGGGACCGAGCGCCCCAGCGCCCGGGACACCGAACAG GAACTGGAAGCCTAAGAAAGAAGCGATTTGTGTCCAGCCCCCGCTATGTGGAAACGATGCTTGTGGCTGACCAGTCCATGGCCGAGTTCCACGGCAGTGACCTAAAGCACTACCTTCTGACCTTGTTCTCCGTGGCGGCCCGGTTATACAAACACCCCAGCATTCGGAATTCAGTGAGCCTGGTGGTGGTAAAGATCCTGGTCATCTATGAGGAAAAGAAGGGCCCAGAAGTGACTTCCAACGCTGCCCTCACACTGCGGAACTTCTGCAGCTGGCAGAAACAGCACAACCCGCCCAGTGACCGGGATGCGGAGCACTATGACACCGCGATTCTATTCACCAGACAG GACCTGTGTGGCACCCAGACGTGTGACACTCTTGGGATGGCGGATGTGGGAACTGTATGTGATCCCAGCAGGAGCTGCTCGGTCATAGAGGATGATGGCTTACAAGCCGCGTTCACTACTGCTCACGAATTAG GTCACGTGTTTAACATGCCCCATGATGATGCCAAGCAATGTGCCGGCATTAATGGTATCAACCGGGATTCCCACATGATGGCATCAATGCTTACCAATCTGGACCACAACCAGCCCTGGTCTCCCTGCAGTGCCTCTGCAATTACAACATTTCTGGATAATGGTCATG GTGAATGTTTGATGGACGAGCCCCAGCACGTCATACAGCTCCCCTCCGATCTCCCGGGGACCTTGTATGATGCCAGCCGACAGTGCCAGCTCACATTTGGAGAGGAGTCCAGACACTGCCCGGACGCGGCCAGCACCTGCATGATCCTCTGGTGCACGGGCACCTCTGGAGGATTGCCGGTGTGCCAGACCAAACACTTCCCCTGGGCCGACGGCACCAGCTGCGGAGAGGGGAAATGGTGTGTCAACGGCCAGTGCCTGGACCAGACCGACAAGGAGCACTTTGAT ACCCCTGTTCACGGAAGCTGGGGACCGTGGGGGCCCTGGGGAGACTGCTCAAGAACGTGTGGTGGCGGAGTTCAGTATACGATGAGAGAGTGTGACAACCCTGTGCCGAAGAACGGAGGAAAATACTGTGAGGGCAAGCGCGTGCGCTACAGGTCCTGCAACATCGAGGACTGCCCGGAGAATAACG GAAAAACCTTTAGAATGGAACAGTGTGAGGCCCACAATGAATTCTCCAAAGCTTCCTTTGGCAGTGGGCCCGCAGTGGAGTGGATACCCAAATACGCGGGAGTCTCACCTAAGGACAGGTGCAAGCTTATCTGTCAAGCCAAAGGCACTGGCTACTTCTTCGTTTTGCAGCCCAAG GTGGTGGATGGCACCCCATGTAGCCCAGATTCCACCTCTGTCTGTGTGCAAGGACAGTGCGTAAAAGCTGGCTGTGATCACATCATAGACTCCAAAAATAAGTTCGATAAATGTGGCATCTGTGGAGGAAATGGATCTACATGCAAGAAAGTATCAGGATCAGTTACCAGTGCAAA ACCCGGCTATCACGATATCGTCACAATTCCAACCGGAGCCACAAACATTGAAGTGAAGCAACGGAATCATAGAGGATCCAGGAATAACGGGAGCTTCCTGGCCATCAAAGCTGCCGATGGCACGTATATCCTGAATGGCGACTTCACTCTGTCCACTTTGGAGCAAGACATCACACACAAAGGTAGTGTCCTGAGGTACAGCGGCTCCTCGGCGGCACTGGAAAGAATTCGAAGCTTCAGCCCTCTCAAGGAGCCCTTAACCATCCAAGTCCTGACGGTGGGCAATGCCTTCCGACCCAAAATTAAATACACCTATTTcgtgaagaagaagaaggaatctTTCAACGCCATCCCTACTTTCTCGGAATGGGTCATTGAAGAGTGGGGTGAGTGTTCCAAGTCGTGTGGGCTGGGTGTGCAGAGAAGGCTCGTGGAGTGCCGGGACATCAATGGACAGCCCGCTTCAGAGTGCGCCAAGGAAGTGAAGCCGGCCAGCACCAGACCTTGTGCAGACCTGCCTTGCCCCCGCTGGCAGCTGGGAGACTGGTCGCCGTGTTCCAAGACTTGCGGGAAGGGTTACAAAAAGAGAACCTTGCAGTGTCTGTCCCATGATGGGGGGGTGTTGTCTCATGAGAGCTGTGATCCTTTAAAGAAACCTAAACACTACATAGACTTCTGCACAGTGGCGGAGTGCAGTTAA